The genome window CGCCTGTTCCAGATTATTCCTAAGTAAATATTTGATAGCACCCAAATAGAGTGTGGCCCAGGAAAGTCCCAGAAGAGTTTGGAAGAATATCAACCACCGCCAATCAGGAGTAATCCCGTAGCCGAGGAAGGTTACTCCCGAGCAGATGAGGCCGGTGCGCATCAACCTCTCTGAATCCTGTTTTTCTAAAAGAATCATGAAGATAAACTGGGATAGGGGATTGAGCGCATACAATAAACCGATATGGAATTTATCAGCCCCAAGTTCGGCAAGGTAGATTGGAAATATTGCCCAGATTGCTTGGGCTGCGCTATGACGGATGAAGAACGGTAGGTAAACACCGAGATTCTTTTTAATTATGTGATAAGGAAACAGGGGCACAGAAATTCTTTCGCTCCTCTCTCTGATAAAAAAACTTAGCAAAAAACCCAAAAGACAGAAACCCGAGGCCGTAGTAAAAATCAAAAAGTTATGTTTGAGCACGCCCGGCAAAAAATTACCTACTGTATAACCAAGGGACCCAAATCCGGAAAACCAACCCAGAGAACTTCCCTGAGCAAGGGCAACCATTGCCCCGGGAATCATTGCGATGCTCAGCCCAGCCAGTGCCCGGAATAAAAAGACGGTCTGAAGATTGGATATAAAATTGTGAAGAAAAAGAACAATGCCCGAGATGAGAAATCCCCATCTCACGATCTCCTTTCTTCCATACATATCACCGAGCCGACCAAAGAAAAAAGAAGAAAAGAAAAGTGTCCCATTGTATAACACCAAGACCAGGGATATCAAAAAGAGATTATCAGTATAATCCCGGGCAATCAGGGGTATAAAGATGGAGGCAGTGATCCAGGCTGCTGAATAAAAGAAATTGAGGAGATTGAAGGTATTCAGGTTCAAACACCTCCGGGTTTGTGTAGGGGAATGTGGGCTTTGCACAGCGGACATTCTGCAGGATTGAAATTCTCCACTTCTTTTTTATAAAGTGCCTCGTAGCTAAAAGGTAGCGGCGCGCTACTCCGGTCAATCAATACCACAATCCCGGCGATTCGGGCATTCTTCTCTTTTACCGCGGTGATGGTCTCACCCAGCGATTTGCCGGTGGTAAGAACATCATCCACAATCAGGACATTTTTCTGGGCTATATTAAAACCCCTTCCCACTACCCTTTTTCCCTCGCGCTCTTCGGCAAATCCAGCATTGCATTGTAACTGGCGGGCGGTTTCAAAGGCAATGATGATACCCCCGGTCGTAGGTCCGATGACCCATTCGATATTTTTGCCTTTATACCGTTCGGCGATCATTGCACACAGCTGGCTGGTGGCTTGGGGATTTTCCAGAATCCGGAATTTTTCAAAATAATATTGGCTGTGCAAACCCGAGTTTAATACAAAATGGCCTTCCACGAGCACCTGATATTTTTTTAAAATCTC of candidate division WOR-3 bacterium contains these proteins:
- a CDS encoding orotate phosphoribosyltransferase, yielding MQVEEILKKYQVLVEGHFVLNSGLHSQYYFEKFRILENPQATSQLCAMIAERYKGKNIEWVIGPTTGGIIIAFETARQLQCNAGFAEEREGKRVVGRGFNIAQKNVLIVDDVLTTGKSLGETITAVKEKNARIAGIVVLIDRSSAPLPFSYEALYKKEVENFNPAECPLCKAHIPLHKPGGV
- a CDS encoding MFS transporter, which translates into the protein MNLNTFNLLNFFYSAAWITASIFIPLIARDYTDNLFLISLVLVLYNGTLFFSSFFFGRLGDMYGRKEIVRWGFLISGIVLFLHNFISNLQTVFLFRALAGLSIAMIPGAMVALAQGSSLGWFSGFGSLGYTVGNFLPGVLKHNFLIFTTASGFCLLGFLLSFFIRERSERISVPLFPYHIIKKNLGVYLPFFIRHSAAQAIWAIFPIYLAELGADKFHIGLLYALNPLSQFIFMILLEKQDSERLMRTGLICSGVTFLGYGITPDWRWLIFFQTLLGLSWATLYLGAIKYLLRNNLEQATASGFLSSIIGLSGIIGPLFGGIVLLHGIRPLLFISAILCGLAFFIKYQLTNCS